In Anseongella ginsenosidimutans, one genomic interval encodes:
- a CDS encoding sensor histidine kinase, with product MPGFILLIVTSFFLYPGNEVLIQFPGTSIQYFEDSHSTLTANQVLDSNAFRPGAKEILNFGVTNSTYWFRLDIRNNSAADEVFLLLEQPLLDLVEVYKVSGSQAILLDIISKDQSFYTRKFPQINRVMSIPIRSGESGTVLLKVRSASTIILPLKIGFREQIFHFNFRKELWLSVYTGIMLATIIYNLFIFFSIRDRNYLLYVAYVLLITLTQTSLPGFAFKYFWPGFTFLAIHGPLIFSCLTGIAALEFIKEFLHAREFTPRLTMGIPLFIGLFITAILLSLTGFRVEGFLIMQTATAAASLFSLFISYRIYRLNYRPAKFFLLAWTILLVGAVVFVLKDFELVPYNNLTTSAVLISSALEALLLSFALADKINMLRKEKEESREQAMAAMAEIAKIGREQNIILETKVSERTLALKQSNEELNKAMQELKEAESQLVESEKMASLGQLTAGIAHEINNPTNFVTANVKPLRRDIEMIIRLFEQIEAVAVSAAGEEEKQARIRQLKDGLDYGYLKTEINELIRGIEEGSGRTAEIIKGLRNFSRLDEATLKKASINEGIDSTIVIINHMLEGQIEIVKNYGQLPLVECYPGKLNQVFLNILTNGLQAIKAKFGNRPGGVFTISTSVSGNIVRGIFKDNGIGMDKGTQDKIFEPFFTTKKVNEGIGLGMSIVYSIVRKHNGKITVMSTPGAGTEFHIQLPVTHFNGEPNI from the coding sequence ATGCCCGGCTTTATACTACTGATAGTAACTTCTTTTTTTCTTTACCCGGGGAATGAAGTACTCATTCAGTTTCCCGGAACCAGTATTCAGTATTTTGAAGACAGCCATTCCACGCTTACCGCAAACCAGGTACTGGATTCAAATGCTTTCCGCCCCGGCGCCAAGGAAATCCTGAATTTTGGCGTAACCAATTCCACCTATTGGTTCAGGCTGGATATCCGGAATAACAGCGCGGCCGATGAAGTTTTCTTATTGCTTGAACAACCGCTGCTTGACCTGGTTGAAGTGTATAAGGTATCCGGGAGCCAGGCCATCCTGCTGGATATTATCAGTAAGGACCAATCATTTTATACCAGGAAATTCCCGCAGATCAACCGCGTCATGAGCATTCCCATCCGCTCCGGGGAAAGCGGGACCGTACTTTTAAAAGTCAGGAGCGCTTCCACGATTATCCTGCCGCTGAAAATAGGATTCCGGGAACAAATCTTTCATTTTAACTTCAGGAAGGAACTTTGGCTCAGCGTGTACACGGGGATCATGCTGGCCACCATTATCTACAACTTGTTCATCTTCTTTTCGATCAGGGACAGGAATTATTTACTCTATGTAGCCTACGTTTTACTCATAACGCTTACACAGACAAGCCTTCCCGGCTTTGCCTTTAAATATTTCTGGCCGGGGTTTACCTTCCTGGCCATCCACGGGCCCCTGATCTTTTCCTGCCTCACCGGAATAGCCGCGCTGGAGTTTATTAAAGAATTTTTGCACGCCAGGGAGTTCACACCGCGGCTCACTATGGGAATCCCCCTTTTTATCGGTCTCTTTATTACCGCCATACTCCTCAGTTTGACCGGGTTCAGGGTAGAAGGATTTCTCATTATGCAAACCGCCACCGCTGCAGCTTCCCTCTTCTCCTTGTTCATTTCTTACCGTATTTACCGGCTCAATTACCGGCCGGCTAAATTTTTCCTGCTGGCCTGGACCATTTTGCTGGTAGGTGCGGTAGTCTTTGTCTTAAAAGATTTCGAACTGGTGCCGTATAATAATCTCACTACTTCAGCTGTACTGATCTCCTCCGCCCTGGAAGCACTTTTGTTGTCATTCGCGCTGGCTGACAAGATCAATATGCTTAGAAAGGAAAAAGAAGAATCGCGTGAGCAGGCGATGGCGGCCATGGCCGAAATAGCAAAGATAGGACGGGAACAAAATATCATACTGGAAACAAAGGTAAGCGAACGAACGCTTGCCTTAAAGCAATCGAACGAAGAATTGAATAAGGCGATGCAGGAACTGAAGGAGGCCGAATCACAGCTGGTGGAATCGGAGAAAATGGCCTCCCTGGGCCAGCTGACCGCGGGAATTGCCCATGAGATCAATAACCCCACTAATTTTGTAACTGCAAACGTAAAACCCCTCAGGCGCGACATTGAAATGATCATCAGGCTATTTGAACAAATCGAGGCGGTTGCCGTTTCTGCAGCGGGAGAAGAGGAGAAACAAGCCAGGATCCGTCAGCTGAAAGACGGACTGGATTATGGCTACCTTAAGACGGAAATTAACGAACTCATCCGGGGCATTGAGGAAGGGTCGGGCCGTACCGCTGAAATTATCAAAGGATTGCGTAATTTTAGCCGGCTGGACGAAGCCACTTTAAAGAAAGCCTCCATTAACGAGGGAATAGATTCAACGATCGTAATCATTAACCATATGCTGGAAGGACAGATAGAGATCGTTAAAAACTACGGTCAGCTCCCGCTGGTGGAATGTTACCCGGGTAAATTAAACCAGGTGTTTCTGAATATACTAACCAACGGCCTTCAGGCTATCAAGGCAAAGTTCGGAAACCGGCCGGGGGGCGTTTTCACCATTAGCACCTCCGTAAGCGGCAATATTGTCAGGGGTATTTTCAAAGATAACGGCATAGGCATGGACAAAGGAACCCAGGACAAGATCTTCGAGCCATTTTTCACTACAAAAAAGGTGAATGAGGGTATTGGATTAGGCATGTCAATTGTATATAGCATTGTCCGGAAACATAACGGAAAAATCACCGTAATGTCCACGCCGGGAGCAGGCACCGAATTTCATATCCAACTACCCGTTACACATTTCAATGGTGAACCCAACATCTGA